One segment of Pseudomonas asgharzadehiana DNA contains the following:
- a CDS encoding alpha/beta fold hydrolase yields the protein MAVEWVAAAAGASAVLWALSAWMTRRIEAAVPSDGRYVEVDGERFHYVEEGKGPPLVMIHGLMGSSRNLTYALSGQLREHFRVITLDRPGSGYSTRHKGTAADLPAQARQVAAFIDRLGLDKPLVLGHSLGGAISLALALDHRESVSGLVLVAPLTHPQPTLPPVFWSLAVRPAWLRRWVAHTLTVPIGLLTRGAVVKGVFAPDPAPADFATRGGGLLGMRPGNFYAASSEIALVNDHLPDMVKRYAQLSLPIGLIYGARDKVLDFRKHGQALADKVPGLKLQLVEGRGHMLPITATARVVETVLQVAKRAKPPQNAKLLHAPFALVNK from the coding sequence ATGGCTGTGGAATGGGTTGCCGCTGCGGCGGGTGCAAGTGCGGTGTTGTGGGCGTTGAGTGCCTGGATGACACGGCGCATTGAAGCGGCCGTTCCAAGCGACGGGCGCTACGTGGAGGTCGATGGCGAGCGCTTTCATTATGTTGAAGAGGGCAAGGGCCCGCCGCTGGTGATGATCCATGGGTTGATGGGCAGCAGTCGCAACCTGACCTATGCCTTGTCCGGCCAGTTGCGTGAGCATTTTCGGGTGATCACTCTCGACCGTCCGGGCTCGGGTTATTCAACTCGCCATAAAGGCACGGCGGCAGACCTGCCGGCCCAGGCACGGCAGGTGGCGGCGTTTATCGACAGGTTGGGCCTGGATAAACCGCTGGTGCTAGGGCATTCACTCGGTGGCGCGATTTCCCTGGCGCTGGCCCTTGACCATCGCGAGTCGGTGTCGGGCCTGGTGCTGGTGGCGCCGCTGACCCATCCCCAACCGACCTTGCCACCGGTGTTCTGGTCGCTGGCGGTGCGCCCGGCCTGGCTGCGGCGCTGGGTGGCCCACACCCTCACGGTGCCCATCGGGCTGTTGACCCGAGGCGCGGTGGTCAAGGGCGTATTCGCGCCCGACCCGGCCCCTGCTGATTTCGCCACTCGCGGCGGCGGGCTGCTGGGCATGCGCCCAGGCAACTTTTACGCAGCCTCCAGCGAAATCGCCCTGGTCAACGATCACCTGCCGGACATGGTCAAGCGCTATGCGCAACTGAGCTTGCCCATCGGCCTGATCTATGGCGCACGCGACAAGGTATTGGACTTTCGCAAGCACGGGCAGGCGCTCGCCGATAAGGTGCCGGGCCTCAAGCTGCAGCTGGTGGAAGGGCGCGGCCATATGTTGCCGATCACCGCCACGGCGCGTGTGGTCGAGACGGTGCTGCAGGTGGCCAAACGCGCGAAGCCGCCGCAAAACGCCAAGCTGCTGCACGCGCCTTTTGCGTTGGTGAACAAATAA
- a CDS encoding alkane 1-monooxygenase: MNQTLAAPSVWADGKRHLWWLGIMPLATPLLSGALAISTGIQQLWWVGVLVIFGLIPLIDGLLGEDVSNPPESAVSHLESQRYYRWIVYTGVLLVISSVIITGWLAAGGIEWIMQGGLVQATASLDPSSWLSHVASYITARTQLHGTPSGFTYLGMAMSTGAATGIAINTAHELGHKPNALEVFLAKVTLAPTFYGHFYTEHNRGHHVRVATPEDPASSRLGESFWAFLPRSVWFSAHSAWNLERERLRKLGLPAWHWKNGVLSAWMYSVVLWGAMIAWLGAAVIPFLLIQGIYGFSLLEVVNYVEHYGLKRQKLPNGRYERCSPRHSWNSNRIVTNIFLFQLQRHSDHHANPTRSYQSLRHFDESPQLPYGYASMIVWAYVPYLWRRRMDHRVLNHYAGDIRLTNLQPSQRLKYLEKYSGNAKPF, translated from the coding sequence ATGAACCAGACTCTGGCAGCGCCAAGCGTATGGGCCGATGGCAAGCGCCATCTGTGGTGGCTGGGTATCATGCCTCTGGCCACGCCATTACTCTCCGGGGCCCTGGCCATCTCCACCGGTATCCAGCAGCTGTGGTGGGTCGGCGTATTGGTGATCTTCGGCCTCATCCCGCTGATCGACGGCCTGCTCGGTGAAGACGTGAGCAACCCGCCCGAATCCGCCGTCAGCCACCTTGAATCCCAACGTTACTACCGCTGGATCGTCTACACCGGCGTGCTGTTGGTGATCAGTTCGGTGATCATCACCGGTTGGCTGGCCGCCGGCGGCATAGAGTGGATCATGCAGGGTGGCCTGGTGCAGGCTACCGCCAGCCTCGACCCGTCCAGTTGGCTCTCCCACGTGGCGAGCTACATTACCGCCCGCACCCAGCTACATGGCACGCCCAGTGGGTTTACCTACCTGGGCATGGCCATGTCGACCGGTGCGGCCACCGGTATTGCCATCAACACCGCCCATGAGCTGGGGCACAAGCCCAACGCACTGGAAGTGTTCCTGGCCAAGGTCACGCTGGCGCCGACGTTCTATGGGCACTTCTACACCGAACATAACCGCGGTCATCACGTGCGTGTTGCCACCCCGGAAGACCCTGCCAGCTCGCGCCTTGGCGAAAGTTTCTGGGCATTCCTGCCGCGTTCGGTGTGGTTCAGCGCCCACTCGGCGTGGAACCTGGAGCGCGAACGCCTGCGCAAACTCGGCCTGCCGGCCTGGCACTGGAAGAACGGTGTGCTCAGTGCCTGGATGTACAGCGTAGTGCTGTGGGGCGCGATGATTGCCTGGCTGGGGGCGGCGGTGATTCCGTTTTTGCTTATCCAGGGCATCTACGGGTTCTCGCTGTTGGAAGTGGTGAACTACGTCGAACACTACGGCCTTAAACGCCAGAAGTTGCCCAATGGTCGTTACGAGCGTTGTTCGCCTCGGCATTCCTGGAACAGTAACCGGATTGTCACCAATATCTTTCTGTTCCAATTGCAACGGCACTCCGACCACCATGCCAACCCGACCCGTAGTTACCAGTCGTTGCGCCACTTCGATGAATCGCCGCAACTTCCGTACGGTTACGCGAGCATGATTGTCTGGGCTTATGTGCCGTACTTGTGGCGCAGGCGCATGGACCATCGGGTGCTTAATCATTACGCCGGGGATATCAGGTTGACCAATCTTCAGCCGTCCCAGCGTTTGAAGTATCTGGAGAAATACAGCGGCAACGCCAAGCCGTTCTAA
- the praA gene encoding alkane oxidation protein activator PraA: MQAPAKFTAHVLLAALGLIAYHQAQAARIEPAGSAFTAQGPISFSKGKLISADCTIKVAGNVAADGSSVNVDKVEFDGGLKCSRVEAINLPWVLVAKDTKSGSMSKISVDVHAFGLGGKCGPSTAEGTWDNATGKLEASNVPIGEDCKIKTVSIKMPPNFKVVE, encoded by the coding sequence ATGCAAGCACCTGCCAAGTTCACCGCCCATGTGCTGTTGGCCGCACTGGGCCTTATTGCCTATCACCAGGCCCAGGCCGCACGCATCGAACCGGCCGGCAGCGCCTTCACGGCCCAGGGCCCCATCAGTTTTTCAAAGGGCAAGCTGATCAGCGCCGATTGCACCATCAAGGTGGCCGGCAACGTTGCGGCTGATGGCTCCTCGGTCAATGTCGACAAAGTCGAGTTCGACGGCGGCCTCAAGTGCAGCCGGGTCGAGGCCATCAACTTACCGTGGGTACTGGTTGCCAAAGACACAAAAAGCGGCTCGATGTCGAAGATCAGCGTGGATGTGCACGCCTTCGGCCTGGGGGGCAAATGCGGTCCTTCGACCGCCGAGGGTACGTGGGATAACGCCACCGGCAAGTTGGAAGCCAGCAATGTCCCGATCGGCGAAGACTGCAAGATCAAGACGGTGTCGATCAAGATGCCACCGAACTTCAAAGTTGTTGAATAA
- the praB gene encoding alkane oxidation protein activator PraB, translating to MKSLKTLVSLTALTVCMGAASMANAVSIAPVSSNFSASGSLTVKSPSSFQLPITCDVKFDGSVNTVGVASITNVTVSGSNSLCKLPKITGVPWTLTATSLSGTAGAGNVTNVGYTIPASVLYPASNCGPSTVTVAYNNSTGALTSSPTSQPLGSSCTLQSLSVTVTTTPLLQIVP from the coding sequence ATGAAAAGTTTGAAAACTCTCGTGTCGTTGACTGCTTTGACTGTTTGCATGGGTGCGGCTTCCATGGCGAACGCCGTCAGTATCGCTCCCGTCAGCAGTAATTTCTCCGCCTCCGGATCGCTAACGGTGAAGTCGCCATCCTCTTTTCAACTGCCCATCACGTGTGACGTGAAGTTTGATGGTTCTGTGAATACGGTGGGGGTTGCGAGTATCACCAATGTCACCGTCTCCGGCTCTAACAGCTTGTGCAAACTGCCTAAGATCACCGGTGTGCCGTGGACACTGACTGCCACCAGCCTGAGTGGTACTGCGGGCGCCGGGAATGTGACCAACGTTGGCTACACCATTCCGGCCTCTGTGTTGTACCCCGCTTCTAACTGCGGTCCATCGACCGTCACGGTGGCCTACAACAATAGCACTGGCGCGCTGACCAGCAGCCCGACCAGTCAGCCGCTGGGTTCGTCCTGCACTCTGCAAAGTCTGAGTGTCACTGTGACCACCACGCCGCTGCTGCAGATCGTTCCTTAA
- a CDS encoding outer membrane protein transport protein — MNNKKPQAQTFLGLALLGGLMVAAGSAQAGAYMTPTTNAAGWGRAFGGGSLFKNDPSAAYNNPAAMAFIDKNISQFTLNYANIDIKYKGSAYDYSGRPTSSTVLDPDFNAIYNTRTGDGGQAGFEAWVPTGFMVMPINDRLAFGLSQVVPMGARTSYDSDWKGRDFAVDTKIETVGVTGSLSFKVTDEFSIGGGAILQHTSGFVSQNVDLFAAAAQSADFGFTPFAAGQGFSLMRVKVDNTSLGWFAGIAWKPTAQDTLGLNYHAKIKNKLEGKYNIYADEQSRLLMTTPVVDGKTLVEMAYPGLHLYPDGANASTQLDIPANASFDWVHQINDRWGIGFSATWTDWSTFKALTLKSEGSTIVSIPYRYKDAWQFSYGTDYKLTDDFTVRGGVSFDQTPTPDSTRDPRIPDGDRTFVSLGFGYKVSAIPGLSVDGAYSHQFVETVKLRTKNVDRLGGASLDGKSEARGDVVSVSATYEF; from the coding sequence ATGAATAATAAAAAACCACAGGCGCAAACCTTCCTGGGGCTGGCATTGCTCGGTGGGTTGATGGTTGCTGCCGGCTCTGCCCAGGCGGGGGCATACATGACGCCTACTACCAACGCCGCCGGTTGGGGCCGTGCCTTTGGCGGGGGGTCGTTGTTTAAAAACGACCCGTCAGCGGCCTATAACAATCCGGCAGCAATGGCATTTATCGACAAGAACATCTCTCAGTTCACGCTCAACTACGCAAATATCGACATCAAGTACAAGGGCAGCGCGTACGACTATTCGGGGCGACCCACTTCGTCCACGGTCTTGGATCCTGACTTTAACGCGATCTATAACACACGCACGGGAGACGGCGGACAGGCGGGTTTTGAGGCATGGGTGCCTACCGGCTTCATGGTCATGCCTATTAACGATCGCTTGGCCTTCGGCCTCAGCCAAGTGGTGCCGATGGGGGCGAGGACAAGCTATGACAGTGACTGGAAAGGCAGGGACTTCGCGGTCGATACCAAGATCGAAACGGTCGGAGTGACCGGTTCGCTGTCGTTTAAAGTGACAGACGAATTTTCCATTGGGGGCGGTGCAATTCTTCAGCATACGTCCGGCTTTGTAAGCCAGAACGTCGATTTGTTTGCCGCAGCGGCACAATCCGCAGACTTCGGTTTTACCCCCTTCGCAGCGGGTCAAGGCTTCTCGTTGATGCGTGTCAAAGTCGACAATACATCCTTGGGCTGGTTCGCCGGGATTGCCTGGAAGCCGACGGCTCAAGACACCCTGGGCCTGAACTACCACGCGAAAATAAAGAACAAGTTAGAGGGTAAATACAACATCTACGCCGACGAACAATCTCGGTTACTGATGACCACGCCTGTGGTCGACGGAAAAACCCTCGTAGAGATGGCTTACCCGGGCCTTCATCTTTACCCCGATGGCGCGAATGCTTCCACGCAACTGGATATTCCGGCCAACGCATCCTTCGATTGGGTGCACCAAATCAATGATCGCTGGGGTATCGGCTTTAGTGCCACCTGGACAGACTGGTCAACGTTCAAGGCGCTGACCCTTAAATCCGAGGGAAGCACCATTGTGTCGATACCTTATCGCTACAAAGATGCCTGGCAGTTCTCGTACGGTACTGACTACAAACTGACCGATGACTTCACAGTGCGTGGCGGTGTTTCTTTCGACCAGACGCCTACGCCGGACTCCACCCGTGATCCGCGTATTCCTGATGGCGACCGCACCTTCGTGTCCCTTGGCTTTGGTTACAAAGTCAGCGCAATTCCAGGCTTGAGTGTCGACGGCGCTTATTCCCACCAGTTTGTGGAGACCGTCAAGTTGAGGACCAAAAACGTCGATCGCCTTGGTGGCGCCAGCCTGGACGGCAAGTCAGAGGCGCGTGGTGATGTGGTTAGCGTATCGGCCACTTACGAGTTTTGA
- a CDS encoding acyl-CoA dehydrogenase, with amino-acid sequence MVIWLLVGFAAAIALAYRQAAATLWLGAGVIWLALGYVFNVVAGVGAGVAALLVIAPALLMTIKPLRRALLTSKALGLFRTIMPAMSDTERAAIESGTVWWDAELFSGKPDWQRLLHAAPAKLSAEEQAFLDNEVETLCDIANDWETTQIWQDMSPECWQYTKDAGFLGMIIPKQYGGKGFSHYAHSQVVMKLSTRCSAAAISVMVPNSLGPAELLLHYGTDAQRNYYLPRLARGEDIPCFALTSPYAGSDAGAIPDLGIVCKGTHEGEQVLGFRVTWDKRYITLGPIATVLGLAFRAEDPDGLLGAPGSLGITCALIPTSHPGVNSGRRHWPLNAVFQNGPTTGKDVFIPLEWVIGGREQVGNGWRMLMECLAAGRAISLPSANVGLGKVAVRGTTAYAAMRKQFGLPIGKFEGVQAPLARMAGHLYACDAVRKVSVASLDAGEKPSVISAIAKYHVTERARIIVNDGMDIVAGKGICMGPNNFLARAYQQSPIAITVEGANIMTRCLIIFGQGLIRCHPYVFREMEAARNLDRRKALEDFDSAMFGHVSFVLANTVRAAVHALTGGRLISAPAKTDPALASYYRQANRLSVVLALISDISMGVLGGALKRKESITGRLGDMLSQLYILSCVLKRFEDDGRPQADLPLVHWSAQDALLRAHEALAEVLENYPSNIAAGVVRGLTFPFGIPLRKPSDRLLAQVADVVQTPGETRDRLLADSYIPRPEIDKLAYGELGLRLLPQVELIDARLKPAIKQGLIEPLPISTTAFTAWRVKARALDLISDDEEALLARYVEYADHAIQVDDFAQDFGLLEALQQRKQALEPAAKRRTSQGENASVN; translated from the coding sequence ATGGTTATCTGGTTATTGGTGGGTTTCGCGGCTGCGATTGCCCTGGCGTATCGACAAGCTGCCGCGACCTTGTGGTTGGGCGCTGGCGTAATCTGGCTGGCGCTGGGTTACGTGTTTAACGTGGTGGCAGGTGTTGGTGCTGGCGTCGCGGCATTGCTGGTGATCGCGCCCGCGTTGCTGATGACAATCAAACCCCTGCGCCGCGCCTTGTTAACCAGCAAGGCCCTGGGCCTGTTTCGTACGATCATGCCGGCAATGTCCGACACTGAGCGTGCGGCTATCGAGTCCGGCACCGTGTGGTGGGACGCCGAGTTATTCAGCGGCAAACCCGACTGGCAGCGCTTGCTGCACGCCGCGCCGGCTAAGCTCAGCGCCGAGGAGCAAGCCTTCCTCGACAACGAAGTGGAAACCCTGTGCGACATCGCCAACGATTGGGAAACCACGCAGATTTGGCAGGACATGTCTCCTGAGTGCTGGCAGTACACCAAGGACGCGGGCTTCCTGGGCATGATCATTCCCAAGCAATACGGGGGCAAAGGCTTCTCTCACTATGCGCACTCGCAGGTGGTGATGAAGCTGTCGACCCGCTGCTCGGCGGCGGCGATTTCGGTGATGGTCCCCAACTCCCTGGGCCCGGCCGAGCTGCTGTTGCACTACGGCACCGACGCCCAGCGCAATTACTACCTGCCGCGCCTGGCCCGTGGCGAAGACATCCCCTGCTTTGCCCTGACCAGCCCATATGCCGGTTCGGACGCCGGGGCGATTCCCGATTTGGGCATCGTGTGTAAAGGCACCCACGAGGGTGAGCAAGTACTGGGTTTCCGTGTGACCTGGGACAAGCGCTACATCACCCTCGGCCCCATTGCTACCGTGCTTGGCCTGGCATTTCGCGCCGAAGACCCGGACGGTTTGCTCGGCGCGCCGGGCTCCCTCGGTATTACCTGCGCCCTGATCCCGACCTCCCACCCCGGCGTGAACAGCGGCCGTCGCCACTGGCCACTCAACGCGGTGTTCCAGAACGGCCCGACCACCGGCAAGGACGTGTTTATCCCGCTGGAATGGGTGATCGGCGGCCGCGAACAGGTCGGCAATGGCTGGCGCATGCTGATGGAGTGCCTGGCCGCCGGTCGCGCGATTTCCTTGCCGTCGGCCAACGTCGGCCTGGGCAAGGTCGCCGTGCGCGGTACCACGGCCTATGCGGCGATGCGTAAACAGTTCGGCCTGCCCATCGGCAAGTTCGAAGGCGTACAAGCGCCACTGGCGCGCATGGCCGGGCATCTGTATGCCTGCGATGCGGTGCGCAAGGTCTCGGTGGCATCCCTGGATGCCGGTGAAAAACCGTCGGTGATTTCGGCCATCGCCAAGTACCACGTCACCGAGCGCGCGCGGATCATCGTCAATGACGGCATGGACATCGTCGCCGGCAAAGGCATCTGCATGGGGCCCAACAACTTCCTGGCCCGGGCCTACCAGCAAAGCCCCATCGCCATTACGGTGGAAGGCGCGAATATCATGACGCGCTGCCTGATCATCTTTGGCCAGGGCCTGATTCGCTGCCATCCGTATGTGTTCCGCGAGATGGAAGCGGCGCGCAACCTCGACCGGCGCAAGGCGCTGGAGGATTTCGACAGCGCGATGTTCGGCCATGTGAGCTTCGTACTGGCCAACACCGTGCGCGCGGCGGTACATGCGCTGACCGGCGGGCGGCTGATTTCCGCCCCGGCCAAGACCGACCCGGCGCTGGCGTCCTACTACCGCCAGGCCAATCGGCTGTCGGTGGTGCTGGCGTTGATCTCGGATATTTCCATGGGCGTGCTGGGCGGTGCGCTCAAGCGCAAGGAAAGCATCACCGGGCGCCTGGGCGACATGCTGTCGCAGCTGTACATCCTGTCCTGCGTGCTCAAGCGCTTTGAGGATGATGGCCGACCCCAGGCCGACCTGCCGCTGGTGCATTGGTCGGCGCAGGATGCCTTGCTGCGCGCCCACGAAGCCCTCGCCGAAGTGCTCGAGAACTACCCCTCCAACATTGCCGCCGGCGTGGTGCGCGGTCTGACATTCCCGTTCGGCATCCCGTTGCGCAAACCCTCGGATCGGTTGCTGGCGCAGGTGGCCGATGTGGTGCAGACACCGGGCGAAACCCGCGACCGGTTGCTGGCCGATTCCTACATCCCACGCCCGGAAATCGACAAATTGGCTTACGGCGAGCTGGGCTTGCGTTTGTTGCCGCAAGTCGAGCTGATCGACGCCCGGCTCAAGCCCGCCATCAAGCAGGGCCTGATCGAACCGTTGCCGATCTCCACCACGGCGTTTACCGCCTGGCGCGTCAAGGCGCGGGCGCTGGACCTGATCAGTGATGACGAGGAAGCGTTACTGGCGCGCTACGTGGAATACGCCGACCACGCGATCCAGGTGGACGACTTTGCGCAGGACTTCGGGTTGCTGGAAGCCTTGCAGCAACGCAAACAAGCGCTCGAACCGGCGGCCAAGCGGCGTACCAGCCAGGGCGAAAACGCCTCGGTAAATTAG
- a CDS encoding 3-oxoacyl-ACP reductase gives MSDNYLSFVNSPWGHRLAQAIGLPQPLPLQRYRSGQPALANPVIIAGAGRLVDQVQRVFSATDTVAATPATLQAPSTVKVQGAVFDATGIRDVQQLDELYGFFHANAKRLGQHARVVVLGTAPEHCQDLAQAIAQRALEGLVRSLAKELRRAITVQLLYVAPGSEDALQSSLRFFLSRRSAYVSGQVVRVDKTVDDHYAVNWDAPFAGRRALVTGASRGIGLAIAQVLARDGAHVVCVDVPQAQDALQQAAASVGGSALPLDITAADAAERLLAHVSQYGAFDVVVHNAGITRDKTIAKMPEAAWRSVLAVNLEAPLQLSHALLQNQGVNPGGRIVCVSSISAIAGNLGQSNYATSKAGVIGLVQGLAPRAAVQQVTVNAVAPGFIETQMTAKIPLMIREAGRRMNSMSQGGQPIDVAETIAWLAHPASGGVNGQVVRVCGQSLLGA, from the coding sequence ATGAGTGACAACTACCTTTCATTCGTCAATTCCCCCTGGGGCCATCGCCTGGCCCAGGCTATCGGCTTGCCGCAACCCTTGCCGTTGCAGCGCTATCGCAGCGGCCAGCCAGCCTTGGCCAACCCGGTGATCATCGCCGGGGCAGGGCGCCTGGTTGATCAGGTGCAGCGTGTCTTCAGCGCCACCGACACAGTGGCCGCCACCCCGGCGACGCTGCAGGCGCCGTCCACGGTCAAGGTGCAGGGCGCCGTGTTTGATGCCACGGGCATCCGCGACGTGCAACAGCTGGACGAGCTCTATGGGTTCTTTCACGCCAACGCCAAACGCCTCGGCCAGCACGCCCGCGTGGTGGTACTCGGCACCGCGCCGGAACACTGCCAGGACCTGGCCCAGGCCATCGCCCAACGCGCCCTTGAAGGCTTGGTGCGCTCGCTGGCCAAGGAACTGCGCCGGGCGATCACCGTGCAGTTGCTTTATGTAGCGCCAGGTAGCGAAGACGCGTTGCAGAGCAGCCTGCGTTTCTTCCTGTCGCGCCGCTCGGCCTACGTGTCGGGGCAAGTGGTGCGCGTGGATAAAACCGTGGACGACCACTACGCCGTCAACTGGGACGCCCCCTTCGCGGGTCGGCGTGCGTTGGTCACCGGTGCGTCCCGTGGCATCGGCCTGGCCATCGCCCAGGTATTGGCGCGCGACGGTGCCCATGTGGTGTGTGTGGATGTGCCCCAGGCCCAGGACGCCCTGCAACAGGCTGCCGCCAGCGTCGGCGGTTCGGCGCTGCCGCTGGATATCACCGCAGCGGATGCCGCTGAACGGTTGCTGGCCCATGTCAGCCAATACGGTGCGTTCGATGTGGTGGTGCACAACGCTGGCATCACCCGCGACAAGACCATCGCCAAAATGCCCGAAGCGGCCTGGCGCAGTGTGCTGGCGGTCAACCTGGAGGCGCCATTGCAACTGAGCCATGCACTGCTGCAAAACCAGGGCGTGAACCCCGGCGGGCGCATCGTGTGCGTGTCGTCGATTTCCGCTATTGCCGGCAACCTCGGGCAAAGCAATTACGCCACCTCCAAGGCCGGTGTGATCGGCCTGGTGCAGGGCCTGGCGCCGCGCGCAGCGGTGCAACAGGTCACGGTCAACGCCGTGGCGCCGGGGTTTATCGAGACCCAGATGACCGCGAAGATCCCGCTGATGATCCGCGAAGCGGGGCGGCGCATGAACTCGATGAGCCAGGGCGGCCAGCCGATCGATGTGGCCGAAACCATCGCCTGGCTCGCGCACCCGGCCTCGGGCGGGGTCAATGGCCAGGTGGTGCGGGTGTGCGGCCAAAGCCTGTTGGGAGCCTGA
- a CDS encoding MaoC/PaaZ C-terminal domain-containing protein, giving the protein MDYVTQIIDPPPSRTRLLLDGARALRKPKPDGMPALPKERLVRPAVELHAADIAAYGRACGFRPEQGVPLSYPHVLAFALHLMLLTRPSFPYPASGMVHLANRIRQHQRLQAGQVLRLEVYCARWVAHPKGQALSIATRAYGAGALVWESDSLYLRRDVKDPIGEPWDDGLALQEDGLLRTQRWVLPADLGRRFAHVCGDFNPIHTSVIGAKIFGFRRAIAHGMWTLGRALAAQQPPGGLDQAEAHCDFKLPIFLPGQVALWNHPASGPRREFEVRNFAGDKPHMRGLFIWKESVK; this is encoded by the coding sequence ATGGACTACGTAACGCAGATTATTGACCCGCCACCCTCACGCACGCGCCTGCTGCTGGACGGCGCGCGCGCGCTGCGCAAGCCCAAGCCCGACGGCATGCCGGCGCTGCCCAAGGAGCGCCTGGTGCGCCCGGCGGTGGAGCTGCACGCGGCCGACATCGCCGCCTATGGGCGTGCCTGCGGTTTCCGGCCCGAGCAGGGCGTGCCGCTGTCGTATCCGCATGTGCTGGCGTTCGCGCTGCACCTGATGTTGCTCACGCGCCCGAGCTTTCCGTACCCGGCCAGCGGCATGGTGCACCTGGCCAACCGTATTCGTCAGCACCAGCGCTTGCAGGCGGGCCAGGTGCTGCGCCTGGAGGTGTATTGCGCACGCTGGGTCGCCCATCCCAAGGGCCAGGCGTTAAGCATTGCCACCCGGGCCTATGGCGCGGGCGCCCTGGTGTGGGAGAGCGACAGCCTGTACCTGCGCCGCGACGTCAAAGACCCCATCGGCGAGCCCTGGGACGATGGGTTGGCGTTGCAGGAAGACGGCCTGCTACGCACCCAGCGTTGGGTGTTGCCGGCCGATCTGGGCCGGCGTTTTGCCCACGTCTGCGGGGATTTCAACCCGATTCACACTTCAGTGATCGGCGCGAAGATCTTTGGCTTTCGCCGTGCCATCGCCCACGGCATGTGGACCCTGGGCCGCGCCCTTGCCGCCCAGCAACCGCCGGGTGGGCTGGACCAGGCCGAGGCCCATTGCGACTTCAAGCTGCCGATCTTCCTGCCCGGCCAGGTCGCCCTGTGGAACCACCCCGCGAGCGGCCCGCGCCGTGAGTTCGAGGTGCGTAATTTTGCTGGCGACAAACCCCATATGCGTGGGCTGTTCATTTGGAAAGAGAGCGTTAAATGA
- a CDS encoding acetyl-CoA C-acetyltransferase encodes MSDYSFNPTATRRVAIIGGNRIPFARSNTVYAHDSNQDLLVAALQGLVDRYNLHGQRLGEFAAGAVIKHSRDFNLARESLLSTTLSPDTPAYDVQQACGTGLEAALLVANKIALGQIDVGIAGGADTTSDAPIGINESLRHTLLAANRAKGMGDKLKALLKVRPSMLFKPLLPRNGEPRTGLSMGEHCEAMAQRWQIKRLAQDELTLTSHQRLDAAYKRGFFDDLISPHRGLARDNNLRADASLEKLAGLAPAYDRQNGTLTAGNSTPLTDGASVVLLASEEWAAANGWPVLAYLRTGETAAVNFVDGSEGLLMAPAYAVPRMLKREGLSFADFDFFEIHEAFAAQVLCTLKAWEDADYCRERLGLDAPLGSIDRAKMNVNGGSLGCGHPFAATGGRQLAALAKIIHENGGGRGLISICAAGGLGITAIVEK; translated from the coding sequence ATGAGTGACTACAGCTTCAATCCGACCGCGACCCGCCGCGTGGCGATTATCGGCGGCAACCGCATCCCCTTTGCGCGCTCCAATACCGTCTATGCCCACGACAGCAACCAGGATCTGCTGGTGGCCGCGCTGCAAGGCCTGGTGGATCGCTACAACCTGCACGGCCAGCGCCTGGGTGAGTTTGCCGCCGGCGCGGTGATCAAGCATTCACGGGACTTCAACCTGGCACGCGAATCGCTGCTGTCGACCACGCTGTCGCCTGATACCCCGGCCTACGATGTGCAACAGGCCTGTGGCACCGGCCTTGAAGCGGCGTTGCTGGTGGCGAATAAAATCGCCCTGGGCCAGATCGACGTGGGCATCGCCGGGGGCGCCGACACCACCTCGGATGCGCCGATCGGCATCAACGAATCCCTGCGCCACACCTTGCTCGCGGCCAATCGCGCCAAGGGCATGGGCGACAAATTGAAGGCGTTGCTCAAGGTGCGTCCGTCGATGTTGTTCAAGCCACTGTTACCGCGCAACGGTGAGCCGCGCACCGGCTTGTCCATGGGCGAGCACTGCGAAGCCATGGCCCAGCGCTGGCAGATCAAGCGCCTGGCTCAGGATGAACTGACCCTCACCAGCCATCAGCGCCTGGACGCCGCCTACAAACGCGGGTTTTTCGACGACTTGATCAGCCCCCATCGTGGCCTGGCTCGCGACAACAACCTGCGCGCCGATGCCAGCCTGGAAAAACTCGCCGGGTTGGCACCCGCCTACGACCGGCAGAACGGCACCCTGACGGCGGGCAATTCCACGCCGCTCACCGACGGCGCCTCGGTGGTGCTGCTGGCCAGTGAGGAATGGGCGGCCGCCAATGGTTGGCCGGTGCTGGCCTACCTGCGTACCGGCGAGACGGCGGCGGTGAATTTCGTCGATGGCAGCGAAGGCCTGCTGATGGCCCCGGCCTACGCCGTGCCGCGCATGCTCAAGCGCGAGGGCCTGAGCTTTGCCGACTTTGATTTCTTCGAGATACATGAGGCCTTCGCCGCCCAGGTGCTGTGTACCCTCAAGGCCTGGGAAGACGCCGATTACTGCCGCGAGCGCCTGGGCCTGGATGCACCGCTGGGCAGCATTGACCGCGCCAAAATGAACGTCAACGGTGGCTCGCTCGGCTGCGGCCATCCGTTCGCCGCCACCGGTGGCCGGCAATTGGCGGCGCTGGCCAAGATCATCCATGAAAACGGTGGGGGGCGCGGGTTGATCTCGATCTGCGCGGCGGGCGGGCTGGGCATTACCGCCATCGTCGAAAAATAG